The Longimicrobiaceae bacterium DNA segment GTGATTTAGACACACCAGTTTCGGCCCGTCCTGATGGTCGGCGCCGCGCGTTGAGGGTGGGTGAGAATCACGCGGATTTGCGGTTCACTGAAAACTCATCAGGAGAGACGAAGATGCGGATTCCGTTCAACCGGCTGCTGGCGCCGGCGGTCCTGCTGCTCGCGCTGGGTGCGTGCAGCGACGAGCCGTCGGCGCCTCAGGCCAACAGCTCCTCCTTCGCGGATCAGTCCGCGCTGGAGGCGATGGGCTTCTCGGGCCGGAGCGCCGTGGACCACGGCGACTACTATCTGGTCGAGGGCGACATCGTGATCGCCAAGGCGGACCTGCGGGCGGGCCGGGTCGCCCCGCCCGCGGACGTGCGGGCCATCTTCCGCGGCAACGCACGCGCGACTGCCAACCTGCCCGGCTTCGGGGCGGCGGGGTCGCGCCCGGGCGGGCCGCGCTTCCAGTCCTACACGAACACGCTGGCGTCGGCCAGCCGCGTGCGGAACATCAAGGTCAACCTGAACGCCCTGTCCGGGCAGCCGGCGTGGCTGGCCGCCGCCCGCGCGGCACTGACGCACTGGACCAGCATCGACGGCTCGGCGGTGACGATGGTGGAAAGCGCGACCAGCCCCGACATCACCATCTCGATCGCGAACCTGAACAACACCGCGGTGATCGCACAGGCCACGTGGCCCAAGGACGCGACCGGCGGCGGCCCCGGCCCGACCATCACCATCAACTCGCAAAACCTGAGCATCAGCGACTCGTGGAAGGAGAACACCGTCACCCACGAGCTGGGCCACACGATCGGCCTGCGCCACACCAACTGGGCGGCCAACGGCGAGACGGCCGGCACCCTGGGCGCCATCCTCGTGCAGGGCACCACGACCAGCGACGCCAACTCGGTGATGCAGGCGGTGGTGCACAACTGGGCGGGCTTCACCGCCGGCGACGAGCGCGCCGCCATCACCCTGTACGGCGACAC contains these protein-coding regions:
- a CDS encoding M57 family metalloprotease, yielding MRIPFNRLLAPAVLLLALGACSDEPSAPQANSSSFADQSALEAMGFSGRSAVDHGDYYLVEGDIVIAKADLRAGRVAPPADVRAIFRGNARATANLPGFGAAGSRPGGPRFQSYTNTLASASRVRNIKVNLNALSGQPAWLAAARAALTHWTSIDGSAVTMVESATSPDITISIANLNNTAVIAQATWPKDATGGGPGPTITINSQNLSISDSWKENTVTHELGHTIGLRHTNWAANGETAGTLGAILVQGTTTSDANSVMQAVVHNWAGFTAGDERAAITLYGDTTQLSISYTGGGNVVSWPAIPGAVSYNLNIMWVGNEYYTDPNDRDNSYGTTVYDGQNIATTTGTSYTDTTYPYTGSSSCFRYAMPNDPAWSGGYYTSYYWLQANFANGETHSHAVSLNCA